The following proteins are encoded in a genomic region of Gimesia algae:
- a CDS encoding D-sedoheptulose-7-phosphate isomerase — protein sequence MSPHTQIICRNLERSIAAKKTLLESPDIQAAFSQAVDVVLKSYQEGGRLYIAGNGGSAADAQHLSAEFVSRLARDRAPLPAEALTTDSSIITAIGNDYGYDQIFSRQIAGKMLPGDIFLGITTSGNSPNIVKALQMCREKGFTSIVFTGHDGGEVSQCSDICVIAPGELTSQIQEVHLVLEHTLCECVEAALFGFEL from the coding sequence ATGAGCCCGCATACTCAAATCATCTGTCGAAATCTGGAACGATCTATCGCAGCCAAAAAAACGCTGTTGGAGAGCCCTGATATCCAGGCTGCCTTCTCGCAAGCTGTTGATGTCGTGCTGAAAAGTTACCAGGAGGGTGGCCGACTTTACATCGCCGGGAATGGTGGTTCAGCCGCGGATGCACAACATCTGTCTGCAGAATTTGTCAGTCGACTGGCTCGAGATCGGGCACCTCTGCCTGCGGAAGCCCTGACCACCGACTCTTCAATCATTACGGCGATTGGAAATGATTATGGCTACGACCAGATATTTTCTCGACAGATTGCCGGGAAAATGCTGCCGGGGGATATATTCCTGGGAATCACCACCTCCGGAAATTCTCCTAATATCGTCAAGGCGTTACAAATGTGTCGGGAGAAAGGTTTTACGAGCATTGTCTTTACAGGGCATGATGGAGGCGAAGTCAGTCAATGCAGTGATATTTGCGTCATTGCTCCCGGTGAACTGACGAGTCAGATCCAGGAAGTCCACCTGGTACTGGAACACACTTTGTGTGAATGCGTGGAAGCAGCGCTGTTTGGCTTTGAGTTATAA
- a CDS encoding class I SAM-dependent methyltransferase codes for MSAYSYYTDRLKTKMGLREIDFHDRLVSIMEKDPERTVRILSLASGAARIERQLIAGLDMSRIELTLVDINPQLIAEAKEKFDSKISILPSVQNINQIKLKENHYDVILCVSALHHVVELEHIASSIKTALVEGGEFWSIGEYVGRNGTRLYEDALEVANSHFTSLPKKYRLNRNPGVLSRVDQCLPNNDCSLATFEGIRSQDILPIFRNEFQETDSMAFDSFLWRLYNLAYIDNYDLENEQDKAYIEQSVDTEIDFVNSGGATTAYWGVFK; via the coding sequence ATGAGTGCATATAGTTACTACACCGATCGGTTAAAAACAAAAATGGGACTGAGGGAAATTGATTTTCATGATCGATTGGTGTCAATTATGGAAAAAGATCCCGAACGGACAGTCCGGATACTGTCTCTGGCCAGTGGAGCTGCTCGCATCGAACGCCAGCTGATTGCCGGTCTGGATATGAGTCGAATCGAGCTGACACTCGTCGATATTAATCCTCAGTTGATTGCGGAAGCGAAAGAAAAATTTGATAGTAAGATTTCAATTCTTCCTTCAGTTCAAAATATCAATCAGATTAAACTCAAAGAAAATCACTACGATGTAATACTATGTGTTTCCGCCTTGCATCATGTCGTTGAACTCGAGCATATTGCCAGTTCGATTAAAACTGCGTTAGTAGAAGGGGGCGAGTTCTGGAGTATCGGAGAATATGTCGGTCGCAATGGTACGCGGCTGTATGAAGACGCATTGGAAGTGGCAAACTCGCATTTTACGAGCCTTCCTAAGAAGTACAGACTGAATCGAAACCCTGGCGTGTTATCTCGTGTTGATCAGTGTTTGCCTAATAATGATTGCTCTCTGGCAACGTTTGAAGGCATCCGAAGTCAGGATATCTTGCCAATCTTCAGAAACGAATTTCAGGAAACAGATTCTATGGCCTTCGATAGCTTTCTCTGGAGATTATACAATCTGGCCTATATTGATAATTATGACCTGGAGAACGAGCAGGACAAGGCATACATTGAACAGTCTGTCGACACCGAAATTGACTTTGTTAATTCAGGTGGTGCTACCACCGCATATTGGGGTGTCTTCAAGTAG